The Roseimicrobium gellanilyticum DNA segment GATCTTTCGCGAGAGCATTGTCGGCCGACTTGCAGAGGGCGAGACCGCAATCCCATTTACCGCACTGACCTTGGTTGAGTCAGATGGCCGCGCCTTCATTGCCGACTGGATAAAAAACTACAGTGCTGAACGCTGGGCTGAACGACTCATCGAGGTCGTCGTGATTCCGATCTGGCATATGCTCGTTCATCACGGCATCGCCTTCGAGGCGCACGCGCAGAACCTTATTCTGGTACACGAGAACGGTTGGCCAAAACGCGTCGTGCTCCGTGATTTCCACGAAGACACCGAATTCGTTCCCGAGTTCCTCGGTCGGCCCGAGACCGAGCCGGATCTCACCTCGGTCGATCCCTTCTTCGAGACGATTCCGCTCGATGACGGCTATCGCATGGAACTGGTCGAGTCCCTGCGGCAACTCTACGTGGACACAGTCTATGTCTTCAACCTCGCCGATGTGTCCTTCCTGCTGGAGCGCTTCCACGACTTCACCGAGACGGAATTCTGGAAGCTGGTGAGAGCGAAGCTGGACGCTTATGCCGCTTCCGAAGTCACCGAAGCCTCGCGCATCGCGAGCCTCGAAGCGGACAAGCCCAGGATCATTGTGGAGTCGCTTCTGACCAAAACCATCCACCGCGGGGGCACGCTCGACTACTACGAGCACGAAGTCCGCAACACTCTGAGCCGCGAAGCGCCATGATCTACGTTGACGACCAAGCTTACGACCGGGGATACTTCGAGAAGCGCTTCGCGCAGTTCGATGCGCATCCCGTGCTTTCCAGATGCACCGGACGCCGCCTCGCAGTGTGCCTACAAGACACCGCCCTGTGGATTGCCCTCTGCCTCTACGTCAAAGAAGAAGGCGGCACAGTTTTTCCCCTGCCCATCGACACGCCGCTGGAAGGCGCGCGCCGCCGTGCTGAACGCAGTGGCTGTGAGGTTCTCATTGTCGCCTCAGATGATGGGGAACTTGGGGTCGAAGAAGCCAATTCGATAAAAGCTCGGCCAGACATCCCCGACGGGCTCATTCAGACGAGTTCCGGAACGACCGGCGAACCCAAATTCATCGAACGGACTTGGGCCAGCATCGATACGGAGATTGAAAGCTATGTGAGCCACTTTCCTGACGCGAATGCGTGGACGCCCATCGTGGCCTGCCCGGTGACACATTCTTACGGACTGATCTGTGGAGTGCTTGTCGCGTTACGGCGGGGGCAACAGCCGGTCATCGTCCGGAACTTCAATCCGAAGTACATCCTCCGGAAGCTACGCGAGACACCGACCTCCATTCTCTACTCGTCTCCGGCCATGATCGCCACGCTGGCCATGCTCGTGAAGCAAGAGGAGCCGCTCTGGGCGGTGATGACCTCGGGGACGGTTCTGCAGAAGGCGACCTTTGAAAGCCTCGGGAAAAAGGTGCGCCATCTCTACCAACAATATGGCTGTTCCGAGGCGGGCTGCCTTTCCCTCGGCACTGGCCTTCTGGCAGCAATTGACCAGGGGAAACCGCTTCCGCATGTCACGATCACTGCGGGAGCCAATACTGCGGAACCCGCCGACATCATCGTCACGCTGCCCGATGGCAGGAAGGTCGAGACACGCGACCTTGGTTATTTCGAGAACGGTCGGCTGTACTTCGTCTCGCGGCTCGATGAGATGATCAACGTCGCGGGATTCAATGTGTATCCCGGCGAAGTCGAGGAGGTCATTCTCGCGATGCCCGGCATCCGGGATGCCGTTGTCTTCAAGAAGAGCCGCGGCTTCGGCGGCGACCAGGTCTGCCTCCACTTCGTCTCGGACGAAGAAATCTCTGCGGATGCCGTGCGCGACTTCTGCGCTGGTCGCCTCGCTGCCCACCAGATTCCCATGAACATCGCTCGCGTGGAAGCCATCCCGCGCCTGCCCAACGGAAAAATCAGCCGCAAGGCACTTGCCGAGGCTCCTTCCGCACCCGCCCTGACCTTCTGACATGAAAACGAGAGAACAAATCGTCGAGAGTATCTATCAGACGCTCGCGAGCAACATGCCCCACATCAACCTGAGCGGCTTCCAAAGCGACGCGCGGCTGCGCGAGGACCTCGGACTTGACTCGGCTGACACGCTCGAGCTCCTCGTCAGCCTGGAGGTGAAGTATGACCTCTCCCTGCCCGAGTCTGCCATCATGGACAAGGACTTCTCTACGGTGCGCGCGGTGGCCAAACTTTTTTTCGACGCCCAGCCGCGCCCCAATCCATCGAAGCTGCTGGAGTATGAGGAGGACATCAAGCTCCACTGCTTCGTCAGTTGCCTCAGCGAAGTCATCAAGCGCTTCGATTTCGACCAGCGCACCTTGTACTTTGGTGTCTGGGATTCGCAAATCGTCGTCACTGAGAAGTGCCAGATCTCCTACCACAGCGAGCGGATCAGCCATCAGTTCTTCCTCGACTGGTATGAAAGGCTCTTCGGCATCAAGGTCGAGGACTGGTTCGACCACGATGTCGACCGCGAGGAAAACGTCCGCCGGCTCGTCTCGCTCGTCGAGAACCGCACGCCAGACCAGCACATCATGGTGATGCTTGATATGCACCGTCTTCCCGAGCGCGTGAACGAGTTCAACAAGGATCCTTTCCCGCACTACCTGATGCTGGGACCGACCGAGAAGTCTGACATCTGGTTCGTGTACGATCCCGACTACCGCTGGGAGGGTGTCACCACCAAAGAGCGGCTCCTCCACGCAGCACGTCATCCTTCCGTGGGGGGCGGTTACGTCTTTTCAGACAAGAACGCGCACGAACCGCATCCCGCCGACATCCGGGCCTACTTCGAGCACTGCATGCTCCTTGATCGCCATCTCATGACCGATGCGATGCGCGAGATCGTCGAGGCCCATCTCGGAGGCTGTGACAAGAATGGTGACGAACTGCCGCTCTCCAACCTGCGAAGCGCCTTCGACGAGGTGCCCATCCTTTCCATCCGCAAGTACTCCTACGAGCACGGCTTCGCATTCTTCTGGCGCGAGTTGGAGCTGGAGGAGGCTGAGTTCGACCACTGGTGCGAGGTCATCGACGAGCTGGCAAAGACTTGCACCCTCATCCAATTCCACGCCATCAAGCTGGCCACCACTGGTGACCGCCGCATTGGCGACAAGATCTTCGAACTGCTCGACAAGCAGGTGGAACGCGAGAACCGCATCAAGGCGCGGATGCAGGAAGTCTTCGAAATCTGGTGTGAGCGGAGCTTCTCACGGGATGAGGCACCCCTTGCCGAACTGGAGGCCGTACGATGAACCTATCCCTCTGCACAATCTCCTTCCGTCATCACCTGATCTCACTCGAACAGGTGGTGAAATGGGCCGCGCCGCGCGGCTTCTCGGGCATCGAACTTTGGGGTGTGCACGCCAGGAATCTGCGCGATCGGTCCGAACACGATGTCGGCTGGCTCCGGTCGCACGGCCTCCGCGTGCCGATGGTGAGCGACTACCTGCCCGTGCAGGGAGAACGCCAGGCCATGATCGACAAGACCGTCGATCTGTGTACGCTTGCCCACAGCTGGGGTGCGTCGAAACTCCGCACCTTCGCAGGCAACAAAGCCAGCCACGAGGTATCCAGTGAAGAGCGCCGTGATTGGACGCGGCGGATGCATGAACTCTGCGAACTCGCCGAGGACCACGGTATCAATCTGGTGGTCGAGACGCATCCCGCCACCCTGGCAGACACGCGGGAATCGACGCGCCGCCTCATCGAGGAAATCAACCACCCAGCACTGCGCATCAACTTCGATGTCCTCCATTTGTGGGAGGCGGGTGATGACCCCTTCGAGGTCATCCGCGAGTTCGAACCGCTCGTTGCCCACATGCATCTGAAGAACGTGAGATCCCGCTCCCTCCTGCATGAGTTCGCCCCGGGCAATGTCTATGCCCCCGCTGGCAGCCGCGCCGGTATGGTCAGCCTTTTTGAAGGTGCCTTCGACTATCGAAGGTTCCTCACCTTTGTGATGACCGAAACCTCCCTCTGGCCATCGCTCGACGCCTCGCTCGAATGGTTTGGCCCCAATGTCCTTGGAACACTCGAGCGGGACGCGGAGCTGCTCTCTCTGCTGGAAGAGGAGACGCTCGGCCTTCAGACCCTGACCACTGCTGCGCTCTAACGGTAGGTACACGCATGCGTCTTTCCACACCTTATTACCTGATCGACGAGGCCCGGATGCTTCCGGCCATGGAACGCATCCGCTTGGTGCAGGAGCGTTCAGGAGCCAAGTGCGTGCTCGCTCTGAAATGCTTCTCAAGCTGGTGCGCCTTCGATTTCATGAAGCAGTATCTCGTTGGTACGACGAGCAGCAGTCTCTGGGAGACGCGGCTGGGGCATGAGAAGTTCGGTGGCGAGACACACGGTTACTCCGTCGCCTTTGCCGATGATGAAATCACCGAGGTCGTACGTTGCTGCGACAAGATCATCTTCAACTCCCTCAGTCAGCTGGATCGCCTCGGCCACCACGCTGCTGGCATCTCTGTGGGCCTGCGCCTCAATCCGGGAGTCGGACATTCCGGCTACGAACTGAGCAATCCTGTCTGCCAGTACTCCCGCCTTGGCGCACGCGCAGAGGATCTGCCGGCAGACATCGGGTCGCGCATCCAGGGTGCGATGATCCACGTCAACTGCGACAACGACGACTTTGCCAGCTTCTCCTCGCAGATCGACATCATCGAGGACCGCTTCGGCAAACTCCTTCCCCAGCTCGACTGGCTCAGCTTCGGGGGCGGCATCGCCTTCACCGAGGAAGACTATCCGGTTGATGACTTCTGCGACCGCCTTCGTGAATTGTCCAAGCGTCATTCACTGCAGATCTATCTGGAACCCGGTGAGGCAGCCGTCACCAATTCCACCACGCTCGTGGTCACAGTTCTCGACATCGTCGAAAATGAAGTTCCTACGCTCGTCGTCGATGCAGGTGTGGAAACGCACCTGCTCGATGTGCTGACTTACAACTACACGCCGGAAGTCGACGGTGTCGAGCCCCTGACCAAGGACGCGAAGGACTTCAGCGGGAACACCGGCCACGTCTATCGAATTTGCGGACGCACCTGCCTCGCGGGCGACCACTTCGGTAACTACCTCTTTCCCCATCTTGTTGCTATCGGCGACGAGGTCTGTTTTTCCAACGTGGGCGGCTACTCAATGGTGAAGAAAAACTTTTTCAATGGCATCCGCATGCCCGCCATCTACCACCGGAACCTCTCCGGCGAACTGCGCCTCGTTCAGCAATCGACTTACGAGGACTTCCGTGAAGCCCTGACAAACACGCACCTCGTCTAGCCCATCCAGCCCCCTTATCCACAGCCAACCATCATGAAAAAGAACGTTCTCATCATTGGAGCCGGCGCCGTGGGCGCGGTCGTCGCACACAAGTGCGCCCAAAACAGCCAGGTGTTCGGCTCGATCTGCCTGAGTTCGCGAAATCTCGAAAATTGCCAGTCGGTGATCCGGTCCATCGAGGCCAGAAACTACCGTCGTGAAGAATCCTTTCAGATCTTTGCCCGCACCGTGGATGCTTCCGATTCCGCGCAAGTCGCGAACCTCATCCGTGAGACTGGCTCCCACATCGTCATCAATGTCTGCACCGCCTTCGTCAATATGTCGGTCATGGATGCCTGCCTTGAGACCGGCGCAGCGTACATCGATACCGCCGTCCACGAGGACTCCTCGGTGATGAATGCGCCCTATCCCTGGTATGCGAACTTCGAGTGGAAGAAGCGTGAGCAGTGCGCCCAAAAAGGCGTAACCGCAATTCTCGGCGCGGGCTTCGACCCCGGTGTCGTCAACGCTTATTGCGCCTATGCCGCGCGCTACGAATTCGACTCCATCACCTCCATCGACATCATGGACGTGAACGACGGAAGTCACGGTCGATTCTTCTCCACCAACTTCGATCCTGAAATCAACCTGCGAGAGATCATTGAGGACGCCGGCTGCCTTGAGGACGGTGAATGGCGCACCTTTCCCCATCACTCCCGCACCACTGACTACGTCTTCCCTGAAGTGGGAGAGAAGAAGCTCTATCTGATGGGGCACGACGAGGTTCACTCCCTCTCGAAGCACATCAAGGGAGTCGAGACTGTGCGCTTCTGGATGGGCTTCGACGATCACTACCTGCGCTGCCTTGAAGTCTTCGAAAAAACCGGGCTGCTAAACCACGAGCAAGTTACTACCTCCTGTGGCCAGAGTGTTGTCCCCCTGCGTGTGCTGAAGGCCTGCCTGCCCAACCCTGCCAGCCTCGCGCCGGACTATACGGGCAAAACTTGTATCGGCACCCTCATCAAGGGTCGCTCCAAGGGAGAGAACAAGGAAGTCTTCATCTACAACGTCTGCAGCCACGAGGAGACTTTTGCCGATGTTGGCTCCCAGGCCATCGCCTTCACTGCAGGTGTACCACCCGTGGCCGCCGCCATGCTCGTGGCCCAGGGCGATTGGGATGTGAAGGGCATGGCCAATGTCGAGGAACTGCCCCCGCTCCCATTCCTGAAATTGCTTTCGCGCCTCGGGCTTCCGATGGTCATCCGCAAGGACACGAAGGCGGACGCGTCTGCACCCAGCGAACTCATCTGCGCCTGATCCCCCAAGTCCAACTGATGTCCTCCGAGAAAAATCGCGCGCTGACCGGTGCGGTGCTGCCCACGTTCTTCTACTACGCCATCCCCTCGATGGTGGGACTCATCGCGCTCACCACCATGAGCCTGGTCGATGGCATGTTCGTCGGCAATTTCGTGGGTTCAGAGGCACTTGCCTCGGTGAACCTTCTTGTCCCGCTCCTCACCGTGCTCTACGCCCTCGCCCTGATGTTTTCCATCGGCGGATCGGTGGGCGCGGGCGCGCACATCGGGGCTGGGGATGCCAGGACGGCTTCTTCGGTGTTCAGCCAGATGCTCATTGCCACCGTCGCGACTACCACGCTTTTCGCCCTCGCCAGCATGGTCTTCGAGCCCTGGCTCTTCCGTTTGCTCAATGTCCCGTCCGAGCTGGTGCCCATGGTTGGCGAATATTTCGGCATCCTCCGTTGGGCACTCGTCGTGCAGCTCACCACGATGGTGCTCTACTACTTCGTGCGCGCGGACGGCCATCCGATTCTCGCCACGGTCTCGCTGCTCATCGGTTCGCTGGGAAATATTGGCCTCGATCTGCTTTTCGTCTGGCAGTGGAAGTGGGGCCTTGCCGGAGCTGCGTGGTCTACTGTCATCGCCCAGCTGGTGCAGGCAGCGGTACTTTGCACTTATTTCTCCAGCCGTAGGCGGACTCTGCACTTTGTCTGGCGGCAGAGCCAGTGGTCCCATCTCTTCCGGGCCTGCTACAACGGCGTCTCAGAATTCATCAACGAAATCTCTGCCGGCGTCATCATCTGGGTACTGAACTTCCTGCTCATCGCCCGCCTTGGGGTTGATGGCGTCGCGGCTTTCAGCGTCGTCAGCTATTTCATCTATCTCAGCCTCATGCTGACCTACGGGATCGCCGACGCGCTCCACCTGCTTGTGAGTCAGAATTACGGGGCGGGAAACCACCAGCGCATCAGGCAGTTCCTCTCCACAGCTTTGGCATGCACCGGGGGCATCGGGCTCATCCTTGCCACCTCCCTCTTGTTGTTCCGTGACCAGCTCACCGGCTGGTTCCTTAGCGGCGAGGACGCCGCCATCGTCGCCGAGGCGGGGCGCCTTGCTTACGCGATCTGGCCGGTGTTTCTCGTCAACGGGATCAACGTCATTTTGAGTTGCTACCTCACTGCCATCCACCAACCGACACCGTCGGCCATCGTCGCGACTCTACGCGGTCTTATCTTGCCCGCCTGCTTCCTCCTGGGCCTCGCCCACCTCTTCGATCAGGCGGTGTTCCGAGACAGATTCTCGCAGTGGTCCTTCCTCTGGGCTCTGCCACTCGCCGAATGGATCACCTTCATAGTAGCCATCACCCTTTGCCTCCGCCGTCGCCCCGACCGATTCGAACCTGCACTCCCGCTCCAACCCGTCGAGGACTGATTTCCCCCATGCATCTCACCGCCGCTGACGCCTCGCTCCAGGCTTTCTGCAACTGCTACCTCCGCGAAGTTGATGAAGGACTGTGGCATGTCCCCGCACTTTTCGCTGTCCGCTTCGACCTCGCCGCCGGAGCTGGCATCAGGGATGTCGTCGAGTTGTCGCTTCCGCGCTGCGGCGCGACTCTCGCTATCTTCGTTCGCTACCGTTCCCTTGTGGGACGGCATAGCATCGCTGAAGTCCACGAGCGTCTTGCTGGTTCATCAGTGTGGCGGAAGCTTGATGCACTTACGGCCCAGCTCCGGCTCATCGACGAAATCTACGCGAAGCATCCGGGCGGCCCACAGCGCCTCGAACTACTCTCCCGTGTTGTCGAGAGCCATCAAGTGATGGAGCGTTATCTCGCGCTCCGCCGCGACCGGAATGGTATGGAGAAACCGCCGCACGAGATGTCGTTCATTGAATCCGAACAAGCCGTCGTCACTGGTCACTGGCTCCATCCCACGCCGAAGTCGCGGCAGGGCATGCATGCCTGGCAGCATCCCGTTTACACTCCCGAGCTCAACGGGCGTTTTCGACTGCAATTCTTCGCGGCCCGGCACGAGATGGTCATCCAGGAATCCCTGCTCGACTCATCCGCTGAGACCCTCGCCTTTGAAATGGCGTGCCATGGGCTCGACGAAAAAGGTCGGCGACGTCTCGCCGATCTCGCTGCCTCCGGCTACTCGCTGCTTCCCGTCCATCCATTGCAGGCCCACTGGCTTCACCACCAGCCCCACGTGCGGGACCTGCTCGCAGCTGAGTCGGAGTCGCTGATCGCCCTTGGCGAGCTCGGTCCTCACTTCACTCCGACTTCCTCAGTGCGCACTGTGTACTCTGAGGAGCTCGACTGGATGCTCAAGCTCTCCATTCCAGTGAAACTCACCAACTCTCTCCGGCTCAACCTCAAGAGTGAACTTGGTGATAGCGTCTGGATCAGCAAGCTGCTGCTGGAGTGCCGTGTCGAGGACGAGTTTCCCGGCTTCTTCATTCTTGAGGATCCCGCTTATCTGGGACTGGACCTTCCTGAGATGGAGGAAACGGGTTTCGAGGCTATCTTTCGCACCAATCCCTTCCGTGGTTCCGAGTGCCACCAAACGGTGCACTCCATCGCCGCACTCACCGAGGAACCACTGAATTATGCGGGGCGTTCGAGGCTCGCTGACTTGGTTTGGCACATGGCTGAGCGGCAGGGCATCTCCCTGGCCCATGCTGCGGAGCGTTGGTTCCATGCCTACTGGAGCGTGGCCATCGCCCCTGTCCTCGGTGTTTACGATCGTCATGGCATCGCCCTTGAGGCGCACCAGCAGAATGTCGTTATCGGATTTACTGATGACGGAGCCCCTGAGGCCTCATACTACCGCGACATCCAGGGCATCGCACTATGTGAAAGCAGACGCGAGCCTCTTATCGAACTTGTGCCGGAACTCGGCGACCTTCCCAAAGTCTTCGAGCCCGACGACATCGTCCGCAACGGCCTCGGCTACTATCTCTTCTTTAATCACCTCTACGCCATCGTCCATCGTTTCGGTGCTGATAGCTTGATCGAGGAGCAGGATCTCCTCCGCCACATCGAAGCCAAACTCGTCGCCCTGCGCGCTACCATGGACGGCCCCGGCGCTGCTCTCATCGACGTCCTCCTGCAAAGCGAATCCTTGCCCTGTAAAGCAAACCTCCTCACTCGCATTGAGGACCGCGATGAACTCGAGTCCGAATGCGAGCTCGCCGTTTATTCATCGGTTGTCAACCCGCTGGCACGCATGAGCGGGGAGGTGGAGATATCTGCGCTTGAGCTGGTGGAGGCGGTTTGAGAAAGCATGTTGATGCACCGAGTTGGTTCGTTCTGAAACGAAGAACCAAGAATCTTGGAAACGGAAAGGGGAGAGGGTGAAGTCCTGCCACTTAGTCATCTACGCGCCAATGAATGTCCTGATCAAATCCACCTTCTTGTTCGTCGCCGCTTTGTTCGCTTCCAGCTTCACCGGAGCCTCTGCGCAGGTGAAGGAGTTTGGATGGCATGACAAGAGTGTGACGCCCTACATCGCCAGTCAGCTGGATCCTCGCTTCTCCTTCATGCTCTACATTCCCAAGGGCTACCAGGAGAACGGCACAGAGAAGTGTGAGCTTCTTGTCCTCGTCCACGGCACCGAGCGCCGGCCCGATGTGTACATTGAGCACATGCGGGAGTTTGCGGATAAGAACCGTGTCATCCTTCTCGCTCCGCTCTTCCCGATCAACACCCACGGCCGGCAGGATCTCGAAAATTACAAGCTCGTCGAATACAAAGCCACCCGCTACGATCTCATCCTGCTCAGCATGGCGGATGAGACTGCTTCGAAATACCGTCTCGCGGGAAATACCTTTTTCATGCATGGCTTTTCAGGTGGCGGCCACTTCACGCACCGGTTCTTCTATCTCCATCCCCACCGCCTCCGTGCCGTTTCCATCGGTGCCCCTGGATTGGTCACCCTTATTGATAACACCTCCGACTGGTGGGTGGGTACCAGGGATCTCTACCGACGCTTCAACGTGAAAATGAACCTCGACGCCATGCGTGGTGTGAGCGTCCACATGGTCGTTGGTGCCGAAGACACGGATGAATGGAACGAGCCCATCACCCGCGATTCCGAATACTGGATGGGCGAGGGTGTAAAAGGAGCCGATTACAACACGACTGGAAAGAACCGCATCGAGCGCCTTGCCACGCTGAAGACGAACTATGAGCAGCACGGCATCAAGGTCTCCATGGACACCGTCCCGGCTGCCGACCACGACGAAACGAAACTGTTCCCCGCCGTCCGCAAGTTTCTCGAAGGCGAACTCGCCAAATGAGAACGCGGTCTTCTGAGTTGCGCTGAGCCGCATCTAACCGGCTCTGGATTCATCAGCCGTCCTGGATTCCTGAGAGTCATGTCGACTACGCCACAGCCGGAGCAGTGGCGCCG contains these protein-coding regions:
- a CDS encoding DUF6005 family protein, which encodes MKTREQIVESIYQTLASNMPHINLSGFQSDARLREDLGLDSADTLELLVSLEVKYDLSLPESAIMDKDFSTVRAVAKLFFDAQPRPNPSKLLEYEEDIKLHCFVSCLSEVIKRFDFDQRTLYFGVWDSQIVVTEKCQISYHSERISHQFFLDWYERLFGIKVEDWFDHDVDREENVRRLVSLVENRTPDQHIMVMLDMHRLPERVNEFNKDPFPHYLMLGPTEKSDIWFVYDPDYRWEGVTTKERLLHAARHPSVGGGYVFSDKNAHEPHPADIRAYFEHCMLLDRHLMTDAMREIVEAHLGGCDKNGDELPLSNLRSAFDEVPILSIRKYSYEHGFAFFWRELELEEAEFDHWCEVIDELAKTCTLIQFHAIKLATTGDRRIGDKIFELLDKQVERENRIKARMQEVFEIWCERSFSRDEAPLAELEAVR
- a CDS encoding AMP-binding protein, yielding MIYVDDQAYDRGYFEKRFAQFDAHPVLSRCTGRRLAVCLQDTALWIALCLYVKEEGGTVFPLPIDTPLEGARRRAERSGCEVLIVASDDGELGVEEANSIKARPDIPDGLIQTSSGTTGEPKFIERTWASIDTEIESYVSHFPDANAWTPIVACPVTHSYGLICGVLVALRRGQQPVIVRNFNPKYILRKLRETPTSILYSSPAMIATLAMLVKQEEPLWAVMTSGTVLQKATFESLGKKVRHLYQQYGCSEAGCLSLGTGLLAAIDQGKPLPHVTITAGANTAEPADIIVTLPDGRKVETRDLGYFENGRLYFVSRLDEMINVAGFNVYPGEVEEVILAMPGIRDAVVFKKSRGFGGDQVCLHFVSDEEISADAVRDFCAGRLAAHQIPMNIARVEAIPRLPNGKISRKALAEAPSAPALTF
- a CDS encoding MATE family efflux transporter — protein: MSSEKNRALTGAVLPTFFYYAIPSMVGLIALTTMSLVDGMFVGNFVGSEALASVNLLVPLLTVLYALALMFSIGGSVGAGAHIGAGDARTASSVFSQMLIATVATTTLFALASMVFEPWLFRLLNVPSELVPMVGEYFGILRWALVVQLTTMVLYYFVRADGHPILATVSLLIGSLGNIGLDLLFVWQWKWGLAGAAWSTVIAQLVQAAVLCTYFSSRRRTLHFVWRQSQWSHLFRACYNGVSEFINEISAGVIIWVLNFLLIARLGVDGVAAFSVVSYFIYLSLMLTYGIADALHLLVSQNYGAGNHQRIRQFLSTALACTGGIGLILATSLLLFRDQLTGWFLSGEDAAIVAEAGRLAYAIWPVFLVNGINVILSCYLTAIHQPTPSAIVATLRGLILPACFLLGLAHLFDQAVFRDRFSQWSFLWALPLAEWITFIVAITLCLRRRPDRFEPALPLQPVED
- a CDS encoding IucA/IucC family protein yields the protein MHLTAADASLQAFCNCYLREVDEGLWHVPALFAVRFDLAAGAGIRDVVELSLPRCGATLAIFVRYRSLVGRHSIAEVHERLAGSSVWRKLDALTAQLRLIDEIYAKHPGGPQRLELLSRVVESHQVMERYLALRRDRNGMEKPPHEMSFIESEQAVVTGHWLHPTPKSRQGMHAWQHPVYTPELNGRFRLQFFAARHEMVIQESLLDSSAETLAFEMACHGLDEKGRRRLADLAASGYSLLPVHPLQAHWLHHQPHVRDLLAAESESLIALGELGPHFTPTSSVRTVYSEELDWMLKLSIPVKLTNSLRLNLKSELGDSVWISKLLLECRVEDEFPGFFILEDPAYLGLDLPEMEETGFEAIFRTNPFRGSECHQTVHSIAALTEEPLNYAGRSRLADLVWHMAERQGISLAHAAERWFHAYWSVAIAPVLGVYDRHGIALEAHQQNVVIGFTDDGAPEASYYRDIQGIALCESRREPLIELVPELGDLPKVFEPDDIVRNGLGYYLFFNHLYAIVHRFGADSLIEEQDLLRHIEAKLVALRATMDGPGAALIDVLLQSESLPCKANLLTRIEDRDELESECELAVYSSVVNPLARMSGEVEISALELVEAV
- a CDS encoding saccharopine dehydrogenase family protein — protein: MKKNVLIIGAGAVGAVVAHKCAQNSQVFGSICLSSRNLENCQSVIRSIEARNYRREESFQIFARTVDASDSAQVANLIRETGSHIVINVCTAFVNMSVMDACLETGAAYIDTAVHEDSSVMNAPYPWYANFEWKKREQCAQKGVTAILGAGFDPGVVNAYCAYAARYEFDSITSIDIMDVNDGSHGRFFSTNFDPEINLREIIEDAGCLEDGEWRTFPHHSRTTDYVFPEVGEKKLYLMGHDEVHSLSKHIKGVETVRFWMGFDDHYLRCLEVFEKTGLLNHEQVTTSCGQSVVPLRVLKACLPNPASLAPDYTGKTCIGTLIKGRSKGENKEVFIYNVCSHEETFADVGSQAIAFTAGVPPVAAAMLVAQGDWDVKGMANVEELPPLPFLKLLSRLGLPMVIRKDTKADASAPSELICA
- a CDS encoding sugar phosphate isomerase/epimerase family protein, which encodes MNLSLCTISFRHHLISLEQVVKWAAPRGFSGIELWGVHARNLRDRSEHDVGWLRSHGLRVPMVSDYLPVQGERQAMIDKTVDLCTLAHSWGASKLRTFAGNKASHEVSSEERRDWTRRMHELCELAEDHGINLVVETHPATLADTRESTRRLIEEINHPALRINFDVLHLWEAGDDPFEVIREFEPLVAHMHLKNVRSRSLLHEFAPGNVYAPAGSRAGMVSLFEGAFDYRRFLTFVMTETSLWPSLDASLEWFGPNVLGTLERDAELLSLLEEETLGLQTLTTAAL
- a CDS encoding carboxynorspermidine decarboxylase, encoding MRLSTPYYLIDEARMLPAMERIRLVQERSGAKCVLALKCFSSWCAFDFMKQYLVGTTSSSLWETRLGHEKFGGETHGYSVAFADDEITEVVRCCDKIIFNSLSQLDRLGHHAAGISVGLRLNPGVGHSGYELSNPVCQYSRLGARAEDLPADIGSRIQGAMIHVNCDNDDFASFSSQIDIIEDRFGKLLPQLDWLSFGGGIAFTEEDYPVDDFCDRLRELSKRHSLQIYLEPGEAAVTNSTTLVVTVLDIVENEVPTLVVDAGVETHLLDVLTYNYTPEVDGVEPLTKDAKDFSGNTGHVYRICGRTCLAGDHFGNYLFPHLVAIGDEVCFSNVGGYSMVKKNFFNGIRMPAIYHRNLSGELRLVQQSTYEDFREALTNTHLV